One region of Acidimicrobiia bacterium genomic DNA includes:
- the orn gene encoding oligoribonuclease translates to MNSNENDTDNNEKPFTSKAPLPSKYLVWADCEMTGLDTESDTLVEIALVVTDSDLNIIDPGIDIVIQETGEKLDSMKDIVKKMHEKSGLTKEILNSNVSLKEAETMCLKYLRKLGIQGGSAPLCGNSIGVDRRFLDKYMPKLDYFLHYRSVDVSSFKELCRRWYPDIFKARPEKLGNHRALDDILGSIDEMKYYRDHMLK, encoded by the coding sequence ATGAATTCTAACGAGAACGATACTGACAATAACGAAAAACCCTTCACCTCTAAGGCACCATTGCCATCAAAATACCTGGTTTGGGCAGATTGTGAGATGACAGGTCTAGATACTGAGTCAGACACACTCGTAGAAATTGCACTTGTAGTTACTGATTCGGACCTAAATATTATAGATCCAGGAATTGATATAGTAATTCAAGAAACTGGTGAGAAGCTAGATTCCATGAAAGATATCGTAAAAAAGATGCATGAAAAATCTGGATTAACAAAAGAGATTTTAAACAGTAATGTATCTTTAAAAGAAGCAGAAACAATGTGCCTTAAGTATTTGCGAAAATTAGGAATACAAGGAGGCTCTGCTCCTCTTTGTGGAAACTCGATAGGAGTTGACCGACGATTCTTGGATAAATATATGCCAAAGTTAGATTACTTTTTACACTATAGAAGTGTTGATGTTTCTTCATTTAAAGAATTATGTCGACGTTGGTACCCGGATATTTTTAAAGCAAGGCCAGAAAAATTAGGAAACCATCGTGCGCTCGATGATATTCTAGGTTCTATTGATGAGATGAAATATTACCGTGATCATATGCTCAAATAA